A region of Oncorhynchus masou masou isolate Uvic2021 chromosome 29, UVic_Omas_1.1, whole genome shotgun sequence DNA encodes the following proteins:
- the itga6a gene encoding integrin alpha-6 isoform X1, with product MVLPIRYFPIHVALFCLLEWTPISAFNLDTLNVLRKDGEPGSLFGFSLAMHRQLIPSDKRILLIGAPRAKALANQRANITGGLYSCDVTTESDDCDRIDFDNEEDVRVENKENQWMGVTVNSQGPGGKIVTCAHRYQRRLFVDTAQESRDITGRCYVLSQDLTIDTSSDEDGGNWKFCEGRARGHERFGSCQQGLAATFTKDYHYVVFGAPGAYNWKGIVRVEQKNNTLLEKGFYDDGPYEVGDENRLDPDLVPVPANSYLGFSLDSGFSITKGHGLTIVSGAPRANHCGAVVLLRKENEASARLSPEYILEGPGLASSFGYDVAVVDLNGDGWQDIVVGAPQFFMKEGDIGGAVYVYINQAGKWAKITPIRLNGTKDSMFGLAVENIGDINQDSYQDIAVGAPYADAGAGKVYIYHGSANGINTMPAQILEGKPNNIRLFGYSLAGNMDLDKNSYPDIAIGSLSDTVLVYRARPIISIKKDVKITPKEIDFTKKTCGNSICLTVEACFTYKANPASYSPKLTIRYAFEAEADRRKQGLISRVLFLNKSRTDQDFQSTGFLDLRGQNKRACTKTKIRLQDNIRDKLRGIPIEVSVGIQGTKRQKRHNALPHLVPILDNSQPSKVVTEVNFLKEGCGNDNICQSNLQLEYRFCSKEPNQEVFPPLQMQNGLPVISLSDQKDIALEVTVKNRNGDDAHEAKLVGMFPNALSFSGFRSQKTTRDKPVLCLANQNGSQTECELGNPFKRDSEVTFYIILSTAGISLNTTEIDIDLELQTTSTQERTGSLKARAKVVIEMLLSVAGVARPSQVYFGGDVQGESAIKTEEEIGSLIDYEFRIINLGKPLKSFGTASLNIQWPKENVDGKWLLYLVKISTTGLEEIPCSPETEINSLKHIQESSTSRKKREAGGKTSGGKISLVSDQRKHKILMCGNGYDSQCVVIKCPLLGLDSSAVISLRSRLWNATFLENYATLNYLDIIVKASISLDSPAKNMVLRNAETQVRVTVFPEKAVAQFGGVPWWIILVAVLAGILMLALLVFLLWKCGFFKRSKHDDSVPRYHAVRIKKEACQFKDGKAKLDSFEKKQWMTSWNENESYS from the exons ACTGTTGATTGGAGCACCAAGAGCCAAAGCTCTGGCCAACCAGAGAGCCAACATAACCGGAGGCCTGTACAGTTGTGACGTCACCACAGAATCCGATGACTGTGATCGCATCGATTTTGACAATGAAG AGGATGTGAGAGTTGAGAACAAGGAGAACCAGTGGATGGGGGTGACAGTTAACAGCCAGGGCCCCGGAGGGAAGATTGTG ACCTGTGCTCATCGCTACCAGAGACGTCTGTTTGTGGACACTGCTCAGGAGTCCCGTGACATCACAGGCCGTTGCTACGTCCTGAGTCAGGACCTCACTATTGATACGTCCTCTGATGAAGACGGAGGGAACTGGAAGTTCTGTGAGGGACGTGCCAGAGGCCATGAGAGGTTTGGCTCATGCCAGCAGGGTCTGGCTGCCACGTTCACCAAGGACTACCATTACGTGGTGTTTGGAGCGCCTGGCGCCTACAACTGGAAAG GCATTGTACGTGTAGAGCAAAAGAACAACACTTTGTTGGAAAAGGGATTTTATGATGACGGACCTTATGAAGTTGGAGATGAGAACCGCTTGGATCCTGACCTGGTGCCTGTGCCTGCTAACAGCTACCTAG GATTTTCCCTTGATTCTGGCTTCAGCATCACCAAGGGGCATGGTCTAACTATTGTGTCTGGAGCACCACGAGCCAATCACTGTGGGGCTGTGGTCCTGTTGCGAAAAGAGAATGAAGCGTCAGCAAGACTCTCTCCAGAGTACATTCTAGAAGGGCCTGGACTAGCATCGTCTTTTGGATATGATGTAGCTGTGGTCGACCTGAATGGAGATGG GTGGCAGGATATTGTTGTGGGAGCCCCTCAGTTCTTCATGAAAGAAGGAGACATTGGAGGAGCTGTTTATGTCTACATCAACCAGGCAGGAAAGTGGGCCAAGATCACCCCAATCCGCCTCAATGGAACCAAAGACTCAATGTTTGGGCTGGCAGTGGAGAACATCGGTGACATCAATCAGGACTCCTATCAAG ACATTGCTGTTGGAGCGCCCTACGCTGACGCTGGTGCAGGAAAAGTGTACATTTACCATGGTTCTGCTAATGGAATCAACACCATGCCTGCACAG ATCCTTGAGGGAAAGCCCAACAACATCAGATTATTTGGATATTCTCTGGCTGGGAACATGGATTTAGATAAGAATTCCTATCCTGATATAGCCATTGGGTCACTCTCAGATACAGTACTCGTTTACAG ggCAAGGCCAATTATTAGTATCAAGAAGGATGTCAAAATTACTCCGAAGGAAATTGACTTCACAAAGAAAACCTGTGGCAACAGTATCTG TTTGACCGTGGAAGCATGCTTCACCTATAAAGCAAACCCTGCATCCTACAGCCCAAAACTAA CTATCCGCTATGCATTTGAGGCTGAAGCAGACCGCAGGAAGCAAGGGCTGATCTCTAGGGTCCTGTTTCTGAACAAGTCTCGCACCGACCAGGACTTCCAGTCCACCGGATTTCTGGACCTCCGGGGACAAAACAAAAGAGCGTGTACCAAGACAAAAATCAGACTGCAG gATAACATCAGGGACAAGCTGCGTGGTATTCCCATTGAGGTGTCAGTGGGAATCCAGGGTACCAAGCGTCAGAAGAGGCATAACGCTCTCCCCCATCTTGTGCCTATTCTTGACAACTCCCAGCCAAGCAAGGTCGTCACTGAG GTTAACTTCTTAAAGGAAGGATGTGGAAATGATAATATTTGCCAGAGTAATTTACAACTGGAGTACAGATTCTGCTCCAAAGAGCCCAACCAAGAGGTATTCCCTCCATTACAGAT GCAGAATGGGCTACCAGTGATCTCCCTCAGTGATCAGAAGGACATAGCTCTGGAGGTGACAGTGAAGAACAGAAATGGGGATGATGCCCATGAGGCTAAGCTGGTGGGGATGTTCCCTAATGCTCTCTCATTCTCCGGCTTTCGCTCTCAGAAAACTACG AGGGATAAACCGGTGCTTTGTTTAGCCAATCAGAATGGCTCCCAGACAGAGTGTGAACTGGGAAATCCATTCAAAAGAGATTCAGAG GTTACTTTCTACATAATCTTGAGCACTGCTGGTATCTCTCTCAATACCACAGAAATCGACATTGACCTTGAGCTTCAAAC GACCAGTACACAGGAAAGAACAGGGAGTCTGAAAGCAAGGGCAAAAGTAGTGATTGAGATGTTACTTTCTGTTGCAGG AGTTGCGAGACCTTCCCAGGTGTATTTTGGGGGCGATGTGCAAGGAGAGAGTGCCATCAAGACAGAAGAGGAGATTGGGAGTTTGATCGATTATGAATTTAGG ATAATCAATTTGGGTAAGCCGTTGAAGTCCTTTGGCACAGCCTCGTTGAACATTCAGTGGCCCAAAGAGAATGTGGATGGGAAGTGGCTGTTATATCTGGTTAAGATCAGCACCACTGGCCTGGAAGAGATCCCCTGCTCCCCAGAAACTGAGATCAACTCTCTCAAACACATTCAG GAGTCTAGCACATCTAGGAAAAAGCGTGAAGCTGGAGGCAAAACATCTGGAGGCAAAATCTCTTTGGTATCAGACCAAAGAAAGCACAAGATTTTG ATGTGTGGCAATGGCTATGACTCTCAATGTGTGGTGATCAAGTGCCCTCTACTGGGCTTGGACAGTAGTGCAGTGATTTCTCTAAGGTCCCGTCTGTGGAATGCTACCTTCCTTGAG AATTACGCGACTTTGAACTATCTTGATATAATTGTGAAAGCTTCCATCAGCCTTGATTCTCCTGCAAAGAATATGGTCCTCAGGAATGCTGAGACTCAG GTGAGAGTCACAGTGTTTCCGGAGAAGGCAGTAGCTCAGTTTGGTGGAGTCCCATGGTGGATCATCCTCGTGGCTGTCCTGGCTGGTATTCTGATGTTGGCGTTGCTAGTGTTTCTACTCTGGAAG TGTGGATTTTTCAAACGCTCAAAACATGATGACAGTGTTCCAAGATACCATGCCGTACGGATCAAGAAGGAGGCTTGTCAGTTTAAAGACGGAAAAGCCAAGCTGGATTCCTTTGAGAAAAAGCAGTGGATGACAAGCTGGAATGAGAACGAGAGCTACTCATGA
- the itga6a gene encoding integrin alpha-6 isoform X2 translates to MVLPIRYFPIHVALFCLLEWTPISAFNLDTLNVLRKDGEPGSLFGFSLAMHRQLIPSDKRILLIGAPRAKALANQRANITGGLYSCDVTTESDDCDRIDFDNEEDVRVENKENQWMGVTVNSQGPGGKIVTCAHRYQRRLFVDTAQESRDITGRCYVLSQDLTIDTSSDEDGGNWKFCEGRARGHERFGSCQQGLAATFTKDYHYVVFGAPGAYNWKGIVRVEQKNNTLLEKGFYDDGPYEVGDENRLDPDLVPVPANSYLGFSLDSGFSITKGHGLTIVSGAPRANHCGAVVLLRKENEASARLSPEYILEGPGLASSFGYDVAVVDLNGDGWQDIVVGAPQFFMKEGDIGGAVYVYINQAGKWAKITPIRLNGTKDSMFGLAVENIGDINQDSYQDIAVGAPYADAGAGKVYIYHGSANGINTMPAQILEGKPNNIRLFGYSLAGNMDLDKNSYPDIAIGSLSDTVLVYRARPIISIKKDVKITPKEIDFTKKTCGNSICLTVEACFTYKANPASYSPKLTIRYAFEAEADRRKQGLISRVLFLNKSRTDQDFQSTGFLDLRGQNKRACTKTKIRLQDNIRDKLRGIPIEVSVGIQGTKRQKRHNALPHLVPILDNSQPSKVVTEVNFLKEGCGNDNICQSNLQLEYRFCSKEPNQEVFPPLQMQNGLPVISLSDQKDIALEVTVKNRNGDDAHEAKLVGMFPNALSFSGFRSQKTTRDKPVLCLANQNGSQTECELGNPFKRDSEVTFYIILSTAGISLNTTEIDIDLELQTTSTQERTGSLKARAKVVIEMLLSVAGVARPSQVYFGGDVQGESAIKTEEEIGSLIDYEFRIINLGKPLKSFGTASLNIQWPKENVDGKWLLYLVKISTTGLEEIPCSPETEINSLKHIQESSTSRKKREAGGKTSGGKISLVSDQRKHKILMCGNGYDSQCVVIKCPLLGLDSSAVISLRSRLWNATFLENYATLNYLDIIVKASISLDSPAKNMVLRNAETQVRVTVFPEKAVAQFGGVPWWIILVAVLAGILMLALLVFLLWKCGFFKRAPQYDAAYHKAQIHVQPSDKEELTTEA, encoded by the exons ACTGTTGATTGGAGCACCAAGAGCCAAAGCTCTGGCCAACCAGAGAGCCAACATAACCGGAGGCCTGTACAGTTGTGACGTCACCACAGAATCCGATGACTGTGATCGCATCGATTTTGACAATGAAG AGGATGTGAGAGTTGAGAACAAGGAGAACCAGTGGATGGGGGTGACAGTTAACAGCCAGGGCCCCGGAGGGAAGATTGTG ACCTGTGCTCATCGCTACCAGAGACGTCTGTTTGTGGACACTGCTCAGGAGTCCCGTGACATCACAGGCCGTTGCTACGTCCTGAGTCAGGACCTCACTATTGATACGTCCTCTGATGAAGACGGAGGGAACTGGAAGTTCTGTGAGGGACGTGCCAGAGGCCATGAGAGGTTTGGCTCATGCCAGCAGGGTCTGGCTGCCACGTTCACCAAGGACTACCATTACGTGGTGTTTGGAGCGCCTGGCGCCTACAACTGGAAAG GCATTGTACGTGTAGAGCAAAAGAACAACACTTTGTTGGAAAAGGGATTTTATGATGACGGACCTTATGAAGTTGGAGATGAGAACCGCTTGGATCCTGACCTGGTGCCTGTGCCTGCTAACAGCTACCTAG GATTTTCCCTTGATTCTGGCTTCAGCATCACCAAGGGGCATGGTCTAACTATTGTGTCTGGAGCACCACGAGCCAATCACTGTGGGGCTGTGGTCCTGTTGCGAAAAGAGAATGAAGCGTCAGCAAGACTCTCTCCAGAGTACATTCTAGAAGGGCCTGGACTAGCATCGTCTTTTGGATATGATGTAGCTGTGGTCGACCTGAATGGAGATGG GTGGCAGGATATTGTTGTGGGAGCCCCTCAGTTCTTCATGAAAGAAGGAGACATTGGAGGAGCTGTTTATGTCTACATCAACCAGGCAGGAAAGTGGGCCAAGATCACCCCAATCCGCCTCAATGGAACCAAAGACTCAATGTTTGGGCTGGCAGTGGAGAACATCGGTGACATCAATCAGGACTCCTATCAAG ACATTGCTGTTGGAGCGCCCTACGCTGACGCTGGTGCAGGAAAAGTGTACATTTACCATGGTTCTGCTAATGGAATCAACACCATGCCTGCACAG ATCCTTGAGGGAAAGCCCAACAACATCAGATTATTTGGATATTCTCTGGCTGGGAACATGGATTTAGATAAGAATTCCTATCCTGATATAGCCATTGGGTCACTCTCAGATACAGTACTCGTTTACAG ggCAAGGCCAATTATTAGTATCAAGAAGGATGTCAAAATTACTCCGAAGGAAATTGACTTCACAAAGAAAACCTGTGGCAACAGTATCTG TTTGACCGTGGAAGCATGCTTCACCTATAAAGCAAACCCTGCATCCTACAGCCCAAAACTAA CTATCCGCTATGCATTTGAGGCTGAAGCAGACCGCAGGAAGCAAGGGCTGATCTCTAGGGTCCTGTTTCTGAACAAGTCTCGCACCGACCAGGACTTCCAGTCCACCGGATTTCTGGACCTCCGGGGACAAAACAAAAGAGCGTGTACCAAGACAAAAATCAGACTGCAG gATAACATCAGGGACAAGCTGCGTGGTATTCCCATTGAGGTGTCAGTGGGAATCCAGGGTACCAAGCGTCAGAAGAGGCATAACGCTCTCCCCCATCTTGTGCCTATTCTTGACAACTCCCAGCCAAGCAAGGTCGTCACTGAG GTTAACTTCTTAAAGGAAGGATGTGGAAATGATAATATTTGCCAGAGTAATTTACAACTGGAGTACAGATTCTGCTCCAAAGAGCCCAACCAAGAGGTATTCCCTCCATTACAGAT GCAGAATGGGCTACCAGTGATCTCCCTCAGTGATCAGAAGGACATAGCTCTGGAGGTGACAGTGAAGAACAGAAATGGGGATGATGCCCATGAGGCTAAGCTGGTGGGGATGTTCCCTAATGCTCTCTCATTCTCCGGCTTTCGCTCTCAGAAAACTACG AGGGATAAACCGGTGCTTTGTTTAGCCAATCAGAATGGCTCCCAGACAGAGTGTGAACTGGGAAATCCATTCAAAAGAGATTCAGAG GTTACTTTCTACATAATCTTGAGCACTGCTGGTATCTCTCTCAATACCACAGAAATCGACATTGACCTTGAGCTTCAAAC GACCAGTACACAGGAAAGAACAGGGAGTCTGAAAGCAAGGGCAAAAGTAGTGATTGAGATGTTACTTTCTGTTGCAGG AGTTGCGAGACCTTCCCAGGTGTATTTTGGGGGCGATGTGCAAGGAGAGAGTGCCATCAAGACAGAAGAGGAGATTGGGAGTTTGATCGATTATGAATTTAGG ATAATCAATTTGGGTAAGCCGTTGAAGTCCTTTGGCACAGCCTCGTTGAACATTCAGTGGCCCAAAGAGAATGTGGATGGGAAGTGGCTGTTATATCTGGTTAAGATCAGCACCACTGGCCTGGAAGAGATCCCCTGCTCCCCAGAAACTGAGATCAACTCTCTCAAACACATTCAG GAGTCTAGCACATCTAGGAAAAAGCGTGAAGCTGGAGGCAAAACATCTGGAGGCAAAATCTCTTTGGTATCAGACCAAAGAAAGCACAAGATTTTG ATGTGTGGCAATGGCTATGACTCTCAATGTGTGGTGATCAAGTGCCCTCTACTGGGCTTGGACAGTAGTGCAGTGATTTCTCTAAGGTCCCGTCTGTGGAATGCTACCTTCCTTGAG AATTACGCGACTTTGAACTATCTTGATATAATTGTGAAAGCTTCCATCAGCCTTGATTCTCCTGCAAAGAATATGGTCCTCAGGAATGCTGAGACTCAG GTGAGAGTCACAGTGTTTCCGGAGAAGGCAGTAGCTCAGTTTGGTGGAGTCCCATGGTGGATCATCCTCGTGGCTGTCCTGGCTGGTATTCTGATGTTGGCGTTGCTAGTGTTTCTACTCTGGAAG TGTGGTTTCTTCAAGAGAGCCCCACAGTATGATGCAGCGTATCACAAGGCACAGATCCATGTTCAGCCCTCTGACAAAGAGGAACTCACTACTGAGGCATAG